One window of Papaver somniferum cultivar HN1 chromosome 9, ASM357369v1, whole genome shotgun sequence genomic DNA carries:
- the LOC113311366 gene encoding uncharacterized protein LOC113311366 gives MLDVEVTLDIMRRVKVLVLAINLLYLHKAAYTDGNIRISVFTMGYTFILYSVDHETFMHLSAVSKWATPAFHAESKVLVKASTWLKIMDFVLAVVCHKEDSLTFRIGLQDSFVNLKTRIIAFDDQPRSSGIIPFGKPQIDYDVPDKIKEPLKSAHWLHLFEGVEKLFPGGVRQIRCDLLKYHAASCYEFKIYMNEKLRIGACCANKKEEKCNWHLYVVYVDCIVGSPFIIKELNNHHTCVGGYVNRPYILKKLVSSLIIDEIKWDPNKKTRLIMEQFTREYGFDISRYHAYSGKKNAPNTTWGENEKSFMFLNWYKNKLIETNPGSRLVLEVEEGTQNFQRMFICFEAYSRGFNFCRPVLFVYETHLKSKYLGHMMAATGLTGNDEIYPLPYALVSSENEANWKWFLENFKELLSPLRPNLTFVSDRGIGLVTQIHVVFPECFHGWCYWHMECNINSCLPKNCKVYNKYVLGMFKKCAYAATHKEFTENWDKLRKVENQKLQDYLSRSHVDKWVVEEREKPMAIMVDEIGVKLMDQMCKRREDSANLLNWRQTLCPEYETLLHDNKMHGCNYQVTKSSEYVFKVHASIRQTVDLKRRTCSCNRWRIDGFPCAHVVRCIILNGEDPYKYVEHYFTVKFYRESYKHAINHVPAVEKPMTVSPKSMVFGPNNGPQPGRPSKKKWIPNTGSVPNKKMRTCGSCKVLTTHNKRTCPSR, from the exons ATGTTGGATGTTGAAGTGACACTGGATATCATG AGGAGAGTCAAGGTACTTGTCCTTGCTATCAATTTGTTGTACTTGCATAAAGCTGCTTATACTGATGGCAATATCAGGATCAGTGTTTTTACTATGGGTTACACCTTTATCCTTTACTCAGTGGATCATGAGACTTTCATGCATTTATCAGCGGTGTCGAAATGGGCTACTCCGGCTTTTCATGCAGAATCAAAAGTCTTGGTAAAAGCATCTACCTGGTTAAAG attatggatttTGTTCTCGCAGttgtatgtcacaaagaagattCTTTAACTTTTCGTATTGGTCTCCAAGATTCTTTTGTtaatttgaagacta GAATTATAGCTTTTGATGACCAGCCACGGAGTTCTGGAATTATACCTTTTGGGAAGCCACAAATTGATTATGATGTTCCAGATAAAATTAAGGAACCGTTGAAGTCTGCTCACTGGTTACATCTTTTTGAGGGAGTTGAAAAGTTATTCCCGGGAGGTGTTCGACAAATTCGTTGTGATTTACTAAAGTATCACGCAGCATCATGTTATGAATTCAAGATCTACATGAATGAGAAGTTGAGGATTGGTGCATGTTGTGCTAATAAGAAAGAGGAGAAATGTAACTGGCATTTATATGTTGTGTATGTTGATTGTATTGTAGGAAGTCCTTTTATTATCAAGGAACTAAATAATCACCATACTTGTGTTGGTGGATATGTGAACAGACCATATATATTGAAGAAACTAGTTAGTAgcttgattattgatgaaattaaatgggatcctaataagaaaactaGGCTTATTATGGAACAATTTACGAGAGAATACGGCTTTGACATTAGTCGTTATCATGCATACTCAGGGAAGAAGAATGCACCGAATACTACATGGGGAGAGAATGAgaaatcttttatgttcttgaactggTATAAAAACAAGTTGATTGAAACCAATCCTGGATCTCGCTTGGTTTTGGAAGTTGAAGAAGGGACTCAAAATTTTCAGAGgatgtttatctgttttgaagCTTATAGTCGCGGATTCAATTTCTGTCGTCCTGTATTATTCGTGTATGAGACCCACTTGAAAAGCAAGTACCTTGGCCATATGATGGCAGCAACAGGTCTAAccggaaatgatg AAATCTACCCTCTTCCTTATGCTTTGGTTTCATCGGAGAATGAAGCAAACTGGAAATGGTTTTTGGAAAATTTTAAGGAATTGCTTTCTCCTTTGCGACCAAATCTTACTtttgtgagtgatcgaggtaTTGGATTGGTAACTCAAATTCATGTTGTATTTCCTGAGTGTTTTCATGGTTGGTGCTACTGGCATATGGAATGCAATATCAACTCATGCTTACCAAAGAATTGCAAggtttataacaaatatgtattgggaATGTTTAAGAAATGTGCGTACGCTGCTACTCATAAAGAGTTTACAGAGAATTGGGATAAGTTGAGGAAGGTTGAAAATCAGAAGTTACAAGACTATCTAAGTAGATCTCATGTTGATAAATgg gtcgttgaagagagagagaagcCTATGGCCATCATGGTTGATGAGATCGGGGTAAAGCTTATGGACCAAATGTGTAAACGTCGCGAGGACTCTGCAAACTTATTGAATTGGCGTCAAACTCTATGTCCAGAATATGAAACTCTGCTCCACGACAACAAGATGCATGGTTGTAACTACCAAGTCACCAAGTCGTCGGAATATGTGTTTAAAGTTCATGCTTCAATAAGACAAACGGTCgatttgaaaagaagaacatgtTCTTGCAACCGTTGGCGTATTGACGGTTTCCCGTGTGCCCATGTTGTCCGTTGCATCATCTTGAATGGAGAAGATCCTTACAAGTATGTTGAACACTACTTTACAGTAAAGTTCTACCGAGAATCAtataaacatgcaatcaatcATGTTCCCGCAGTCGAAAAGCCCATGACAGTGTCTCCGAAATCGATGGTTTTTGGTCCGAATAATGGACCACAGCCAGGACGTCCATCGAAGAAAAAGTggattcctaatacaggttcaGTTCCCAACAAAAAGATGAGAACCTGTGGTTCCTGCAAGGTTTTGACCACCCATAATAAACGGACATGCCCTTCTCGTTAG